A single Flavobacterium sp. 1 DNA region contains:
- the guaB gene encoding IMP dehydrogenase — protein MKAHDSKIIGEGLTYDDVLLVPNYSNVLPREVSIQSKFSRNITLNVPIVSAAMDTVTESSMAIAMAQEGGIGVLHKNMTIEQQAAKVRKVKRAESGMIIDPVTLLLNSTVADAKAAMREYGIGGIPIVDENKILKGIVTNRDLRFEKNGARPIVEVMTSQNLVTVAEGTSLAEAEVVLQGHKIEKLPVVNDKNELVGLITFRDITKLTQKPNANKDKFGRLRVAAALGVTADAVERATALVNAGVDAVIIDTAHGHTQGVVDVLKAVKAKFPKLDVIVGNIATPEAALFLVENGADGVKVGIGPGSICTTRVVAGVGFPQFSAVLEVAAAIKGTGVPVIADGGIRYTGDIPKAIAAGADSVMLGSLLAGTMESPGETIIFEGRKFKSYRGMGSVEAMQEGSKDRYFQDVEDDVKKLVPEGIVGRVPYKGELNESMQQFIGGLRAGMGYCGSKDIATLQDTGRFVRITASGINESHPHDVTITKEAPNYSR, from the coding sequence ATGAAAGCACACGACTCTAAGATTATCGGCGAAGGTTTAACTTACGATGATGTATTATTAGTTCCTAATTACTCAAATGTTCTTCCTCGCGAAGTGAGTATCCAATCTAAATTTTCCAGAAATATTACACTAAATGTTCCTATTGTATCTGCAGCTATGGATACAGTAACCGAAAGTTCTATGGCAATCGCAATGGCACAAGAAGGAGGAATAGGTGTTTTGCATAAAAACATGACAATCGAACAGCAGGCTGCCAAAGTACGCAAAGTAAAACGCGCTGAGTCTGGGATGATTATCGATCCTGTTACTTTATTACTGAATTCAACCGTTGCCGATGCAAAAGCTGCAATGAGAGAATACGGTATTGGCGGTATTCCAATCGTTGATGAAAATAAAATCTTAAAAGGAATTGTTACCAACAGGGATTTGCGTTTTGAAAAAAACGGAGCGAGACCTATTGTTGAGGTAATGACCAGCCAAAATTTGGTAACTGTTGCTGAAGGAACTTCATTAGCAGAAGCTGAGGTAGTATTGCAGGGACATAAAATTGAAAAATTGCCTGTAGTAAATGATAAAAACGAGTTAGTTGGTTTAATCACTTTTAGAGATATTACCAAATTAACTCAAAAACCAAATGCCAATAAAGATAAATTTGGACGATTGAGAGTAGCCGCCGCTTTGGGCGTTACTGCCGATGCTGTTGAAAGAGCGACTGCTTTGGTAAATGCTGGTGTTGATGCTGTAATTATTGATACTGCTCATGGGCATACTCAAGGTGTCGTTGATGTATTGAAAGCTGTGAAAGCTAAATTTCCAAAACTTGACGTAATCGTTGGTAATATTGCCACTCCAGAAGCAGCTTTATTTTTAGTAGAAAATGGTGCCGATGGTGTAAAAGTAGGAATAGGACCTGGTTCTATTTGTACAACAAGAGTTGTTGCAGGGGTTGGATTTCCTCAGTTTTCTGCAGTTCTTGAAGTAGCAGCCGCTATAAAAGGGACAGGAGTTCCAGTAATTGCCGATGGCGGAATCCGCTACACAGGAGATATTCCTAAAGCGATTGCTGCAGGTGCAGATAGCGTAATGCTAGGTTCATTATTAGCAGGAACAATGGAATCACCAGGAGAAACTATTATTTTTGAAGGAAGAAAATTCAAATCTTACAGAGGAATGGGTTCAGTTGAAGCCATGCAGGAAGGATCGAAAGACCGTTATTTCCAAGATGTAGAGGACGATGTTAAAAAACTGGTTCCAGAAGGAATTGTGGGGCGTGTACCATACAAAGGAGAATTGAACGAAAGCATGCAGCAATTCATTGGAGGTCTTCGTGCAGGTATGGGATACTGCGGTTCTAAGGATATTGCAACTTTGCAGGATACAGGTCGTTTTGTTCGTATTACCGCTAGCGGAATCAACGAAAGCCATCCGCATGATGTAACAATCACAAAAGAAGCTCCGAATTATTCGAGATAA
- a CDS encoding cation:proton antiporter codes for MSAATETTHQLEPLITDLGLILMTAGIAVLIFRKLKQPLVLGYLIAGFLAGNHFDFFPSVKDIKSVEVWAEIGIIFLLFSLGLEFSFKKLMKVGGTASITAGIQIVSMCLIGYCVGQWLGWPTMDSIFLGVILSISSTTIILKSFDELGVKTQKFAGIVIGSLIVQDILAILMMVLLSTIAVSNQFSGSALLMSVLKLVFFLVLWFLGGIFIIPTLLKKTKHLLTDEMLLIISLALCLMMVIFAANAGFSPALGAFIMGSIIAETTQAEHIEHLIKPVKDFFGAVFFVSVGMLINPDALYEHYIPVIVLSLVTIFGQSISSTFGALLSGQPLKDSIRTGMSLSQIGEFSFIIATLGVTLKATNTFLYPIVVAVSAVTVFTTPFMVKYSLPFSEYLAHKLPRKWTKRIERYSASAQAIKTVSLWQTVINAFLIQVIVLVVIILAIILLSSRFILPLVNDYHLGNTLGALIILVILSPFLWALAFRRVAVAEVEQLMHDRKSRGPLTMLFFVRILLSVFFIGLLVNIFFSPKVALIALIIAVVIYLIFHKKLHIQYHKIENHFLANLNGREIDRAKRSRSDLSPWDGHMAIFDIAAESNIAGESLKNLQMRENLGINIVSIKRGDITIHIPNRNERIFPGDEICVIGTDGQVQEFKKYLDQHEMDVSPEIVEPDIVLRQIELKNHTFLGKSIKESKLREKTQGLIVGIEKRGNRTLNPESNVILEKDDILWIVGDKKLLADLAHD; via the coding sequence ATGAGTGCAGCAACAGAAACAACACACCAACTTGAACCTTTAATAACTGATTTAGGATTAATTCTAATGACGGCAGGAATTGCTGTTTTAATCTTTAGAAAACTAAAACAGCCTTTGGTTCTTGGATATCTGATTGCTGGTTTTTTGGCAGGGAATCATTTTGATTTTTTCCCATCGGTAAAGGACATTAAAAGTGTTGAAGTTTGGGCCGAAATTGGAATCATCTTTTTATTGTTCAGTCTGGGATTGGAATTTAGCTTTAAAAAACTGATGAAAGTCGGCGGGACAGCCTCTATCACTGCAGGGATTCAAATTGTAAGTATGTGCCTCATCGGGTACTGCGTAGGGCAATGGCTGGGCTGGCCCACGATGGACAGCATCTTTCTGGGTGTGATTCTCTCGATATCTTCGACGACCATAATTTTAAAATCATTTGACGAATTGGGAGTTAAGACTCAGAAGTTTGCCGGAATTGTTATTGGTTCGCTTATTGTTCAAGACATCCTTGCCATTTTAATGATGGTTTTATTATCGACAATAGCAGTGAGCAATCAGTTTTCTGGAAGCGCACTTTTAATGTCTGTATTAAAATTAGTATTTTTCCTTGTGCTTTGGTTTTTGGGCGGTATTTTCATTATCCCAACCTTACTCAAAAAAACCAAGCATCTGCTCACAGACGAAATGCTGCTGATCATTTCATTGGCACTTTGCCTGATGATGGTAATTTTCGCAGCGAACGCAGGTTTTTCGCCAGCTCTTGGTGCTTTTATTATGGGATCTATAATTGCCGAAACTACTCAGGCCGAACATATTGAACATCTTATAAAACCGGTGAAAGATTTTTTTGGTGCTGTATTTTTTGTTTCTGTAGGTATGTTAATTAATCCTGATGCCTTGTACGAGCATTACATTCCAGTGATTGTTCTCTCCCTAGTCACTATTTTTGGACAATCCATTAGTTCTACCTTTGGCGCTTTATTATCAGGACAGCCTCTGAAAGATTCCATCAGGACAGGTATGAGTTTATCCCAAATTGGGGAATTCTCTTTTATCATAGCTACTTTGGGAGTGACGCTAAAAGCCACTAATACTTTTTTGTATCCGATTGTAGTAGCAGTTTCGGCGGTAACCGTTTTTACAACTCCGTTTATGGTTAAATATTCGCTGCCTTTTTCAGAATACTTAGCCCATAAACTGCCCCGCAAATGGACAAAACGCATTGAACGCTACTCTGCCAGCGCCCAAGCAATAAAAACAGTAAGTTTATGGCAAACGGTAATCAATGCCTTTTTGATTCAGGTGATTGTACTTGTGGTCATCATTCTTGCTATTATCCTGCTTTCTTCCCGATTTATTCTCCCGTTAGTAAATGATTACCATTTAGGAAATACACTGGGAGCTTTGATAATTCTTGTAATATTATCTCCATTTTTATGGGCTCTTGCTTTTCGGCGTGTGGCTGTTGCCGAGGTAGAACAGTTAATGCACGACCGTAAATCACGCGGCCCATTGACCATGCTGTTTTTCGTCCGTATTTTACTGTCTGTATTCTTTATCGGCTTATTGGTAAATATATTTTTCTCCCCAAAAGTTGCCCTGATTGCATTAATAATTGCAGTGGTCATCTATTTAATTTTCCACAAAAAATTACACATCCAATATCATAAAATCGAAAATCATTTTCTAGCCAACTTAAACGGCAGAGAGATCGATCGAGCCAAAAGAAGCAGAAGTGATTTATCTCCTTGGGACGGACACATGGCAATATTTGACATCGCCGCCGAATCCAACATAGCAGGCGAATCATTGAAAAACCTTCAAATGAGGGAAAATTTAGGAATTAATATAGTTTCGATAAAGCGGGGTGACATAACTATACATATCCCGAATAGAAATGAACGCATTTTTCCAGGTGATGAAATTTGTGTTATTGGAACTGATGGACAAGTGCAGGAATTTAAAAAATATTTAGACCAGCATGAAATGGATGTTTCTCCAGAAATTGTGGAACCTGATATTGTTCTGCGCCAAATTGAATTGAAAAATCACACCTTTTTAGGAAAAAGCATCAAAGAATCTAAACTGCGCGAAAAAACACAAGGACTGATTGTGGGTATCGAAAAAAGAGGAAACCGAACGCTAAACCCAGAATCGAATGTGATTTTGGAAAAAGATGATATTTTGTGGATTGTGGGGGATAAAAAACTACTGGCAGATTTGGCTCATGATTAA
- a CDS encoding deoxyribodipyrimidine photo-lyase, with translation MTKQQVSIFWFRRDLRLEDNVALYHALQSEHPVIPVFIFDTDILNSLPKNDARVGFIHETLQKINSQLNVIGSSLLIKKGTAIEVWKSLFDEFSISAVFFNKDYEPYAIKRDLAIAALAKANNAVCFSFKDQVVFEELEITKPDGLAYTIYTPYKNKWLEKFKFMAPLQEYVTLNYLSNFHKNNFDFLTLQQIGFEESNIKVVPHNLTQISNYHETRDFPAIDSTSYLSPHLRFGTVSIRKLVNWAVNKNAVFLSELIWREFFMQILFSFPKVVTHNFKSAYDGIQWRNNEEDFKRWCTGTTGYLMVDAGMRQLNETGYMHNRVRMVVASFLCKHLLINWQWGEAYFAEKLLDYDLSANVGNWQWAAGTGCDAAPYFRVFNPDIQLKKFDEKGIYIRQWIPEFDLGYGQPMIDHAFARDRAVAAYKAGILK, from the coding sequence ATGACAAAACAACAAGTATCTATTTTTTGGTTCCGACGCGATTTGCGTCTTGAAGATAATGTAGCGTTATATCATGCTTTGCAATCCGAGCATCCTGTAATTCCAGTGTTTATTTTCGACACGGATATTTTGAATAGTTTGCCAAAAAATGATGCCCGCGTTGGTTTTATACACGAAACACTTCAAAAAATAAATTCACAGCTCAATGTTATTGGAAGTTCTCTTTTAATCAAAAAAGGAACTGCAATCGAGGTTTGGAAATCCCTTTTTGATGAGTTTAGTATTTCGGCAGTTTTCTTTAATAAAGATTATGAACCGTACGCTATTAAGAGGGATTTAGCTATTGCAGCATTGGCAAAAGCAAATAATGCAGTTTGTTTTTCTTTCAAAGATCAAGTTGTTTTTGAAGAACTCGAAATCACAAAACCTGATGGTTTGGCTTATACCATTTATACCCCCTACAAAAATAAATGGCTGGAAAAATTCAAATTCATGGCTCCGCTTCAAGAGTATGTAACTCTAAATTACTTATCCAATTTTCATAAAAATAATTTTGATTTTCTCACTTTACAGCAAATAGGTTTTGAAGAAAGTAATATAAAAGTAGTTCCTCATAATCTCACACAAATAAGTAATTATCACGAAACAAGAGATTTTCCTGCTATAGACAGCACCTCGTATTTGTCTCCCCATTTGCGTTTTGGAACAGTTAGTATCCGCAAATTAGTGAATTGGGCAGTTAATAAAAATGCTGTTTTCTTGAGCGAATTGATATGGAGGGAATTCTTTATGCAGATTCTGTTTAGCTTCCCGAAAGTGGTCACTCATAATTTTAAATCGGCTTATGATGGAATTCAGTGGCGTAATAATGAAGAAGATTTCAAACGCTGGTGTACAGGAACTACTGGTTATCTCATGGTCGATGCAGGAATGCGCCAGCTCAATGAAACGGGCTATATGCACAACAGAGTGCGCATGGTTGTGGCGAGCTTTTTGTGCAAACATTTACTGATTAATTGGCAGTGGGGCGAAGCTTATTTTGCCGAAAAACTGTTGGATTATGATTTGTCTGCAAATGTAGGCAACTGGCAATGGGCGGCTGGAACTGGCTGTGATGCTGCACCTTATTTCAGGGTTTTTAATCCCGATATCCAGCTCAAAAAGTTTGACGAAAAAGGAATTTACATCCGCCAATGGATTCCTGAATTTGATTTGGGCTACGGACAGCCAATGATTGATCATGCTTTTGCCAGAGACAGGGCTGTTGCTGCTTATAAGGCTGGAATTTTGAAGTGA
- a CDS encoding cation-translocating P-type ATPase: protein MSAKNDSISGLNKVEVEQSRIKNGLNSLEHQKKNNLLSSIIEMVKEPMFLLLLTATSIYFITADYGNGIFMAIAILLVSAISLYQESKSRNAIEALHKLTQPKSKIIRDGELLEIPSEEIVLGDCIQCEEGTFIPADGTIIQSNDFSVNESIITGESLAVFKNEKSENNQVFQGTIVASGLAICKVTAIGSQTQLGKIGKSLDDIAEEKTPLQIQIGNFVTKMSLIGLVVFLLVWGINYYNSKIVLDSLLKALTLAMSIIPEEIPVAFATFMALGAWRLMKMGIIVKQTKTVETLGSATVICTDKTGTITENKMSLAQWYLLEEDAFNENFNDNGDFNKNQSNRLSTNEEELISLSMWSSEPIPFDAMEIALHDAYAKIGIKDERPNYKMVHEYPLSGKPPMMTHLFENKNGDRIIAAKGAPEALIACSALSEKQTNQILKAMQSMAEKGYRVLGVGVSNFLGNDYPKTQQEFLFDFKGLVAFYDPPKANIKEVFETFYKAGIQVKIVTGDNALTTATIAHQIGFKNSGKILNGDELMTMDDVTLKEKVMETNIFTRMFPEAKLKIIKALKENNQIVAMTGDGVNDGPALKSAHIGIAMGEKGTEIAKQAANLILINDDFSKMTEAIAMGRKIYINLKKAIQYIISIHIPIILIVFIPLVLGWIYPNIFSPVHIIFLEIIMGPTCSIIYENEPMEPNLMKQKPRPFTNTFFNLKEITISIVQGLIITLGLLFIYQYSIKNGFSEHLTRTMIFLTLISANIFLTLANRSFYYSIFTTLKYKNNLVSLIIGLTLLITASLLIIPLFRVFFLFETISFSQIGFSALIGFVSVFWIEIFKLFRRRNTEK from the coding sequence ATGTCAGCAAAAAACGACTCTATTTCAGGTTTAAACAAAGTTGAAGTTGAACAATCCAGAATCAAAAACGGCTTAAACTCTTTAGAACACCAAAAGAAAAACAACTTACTTTCTTCCATAATTGAAATGGTCAAAGAGCCAATGTTCTTATTATTACTAACGGCTACGAGTATTTATTTTATTACTGCAGATTATGGTAACGGAATATTTATGGCTATAGCAATTTTACTGGTATCAGCCATTTCACTTTATCAGGAATCCAAGAGTCGGAATGCTATCGAAGCCCTGCATAAATTAACGCAACCCAAAAGTAAAATCATTAGAGATGGTGAGCTTCTCGAAATACCTTCAGAGGAAATCGTTTTGGGCGATTGTATTCAATGCGAAGAAGGCACTTTTATTCCTGCTGATGGCACCATTATTCAATCTAATGACTTTTCGGTAAACGAATCGATAATCACAGGAGAATCATTGGCAGTTTTTAAAAATGAAAAAAGTGAAAATAATCAAGTCTTTCAAGGAACAATTGTCGCCTCTGGATTGGCTATCTGCAAAGTAACTGCAATTGGGAGCCAAACACAATTAGGCAAAATCGGAAAAAGTCTGGACGATATAGCCGAGGAAAAAACACCTCTGCAGATTCAGATTGGAAATTTTGTTACCAAAATGTCTCTTATCGGCTTGGTTGTATTTCTTCTGGTTTGGGGAATCAATTACTATAATTCAAAAATTGTTTTAGACAGTCTGTTAAAAGCATTAACCTTAGCAATGAGCATTATTCCAGAAGAAATTCCGGTAGCTTTTGCCACATTCATGGCTTTGGGTGCTTGGCGGTTAATGAAAATGGGGATCATCGTCAAACAAACAAAAACTGTAGAAACACTGGGAAGTGCCACTGTAATCTGTACAGACAAAACAGGAACCATTACCGAAAACAAAATGAGTTTGGCACAATGGTATTTATTAGAAGAAGATGCATTCAATGAAAATTTCAATGACAATGGCGATTTCAATAAAAATCAAAGCAACCGTTTATCTACAAACGAAGAGGAATTAATCAGCTTGTCGATGTGGTCCAGCGAACCCATTCCTTTTGATGCCATGGAAATTGCTTTGCACGATGCTTACGCAAAAATAGGAATCAAAGATGAGCGCCCCAATTACAAAATGGTGCACGAATATCCTTTAAGCGGAAAACCGCCGATGATGACCCATCTTTTTGAAAACAAAAATGGAGATAGAATTATTGCTGCCAAAGGTGCTCCCGAAGCCTTAATTGCCTGTTCCGCTTTATCCGAAAAACAAACCAATCAAATCCTAAAAGCCATGCAATCGATGGCCGAAAAAGGCTATCGTGTTTTGGGCGTTGGAGTTTCAAATTTTTTAGGAAATGATTATCCAAAAACACAACAGGAATTTTTGTTTGATTTTAAAGGGCTTGTTGCCTTTTATGATCCTCCAAAAGCTAATATTAAAGAAGTTTTCGAAACTTTTTACAAAGCTGGAATTCAAGTAAAAATCGTTACTGGAGATAATGCTTTAACAACGGCAACCATTGCTCATCAAATTGGCTTTAAAAACTCTGGAAAAATCCTAAATGGTGACGAACTCATGACAATGGATGATGTCACTTTGAAAGAAAAAGTTATGGAGACCAATATTTTTACACGAATGTTCCCCGAAGCCAAATTAAAAATCATAAAAGCTTTAAAAGAAAACAACCAAATTGTAGCCATGACAGGCGATGGAGTAAATGACGGCCCTGCATTAAAATCGGCTCATATTGGTATTGCAATGGGAGAAAAAGGAACTGAAATCGCCAAACAAGCAGCCAACTTAATCTTGATAAATGATGATTTTTCCAAAATGACAGAAGCCATTGCCATGGGACGAAAAATTTATATCAATTTAAAAAAAGCGATTCAGTACATTATATCCATTCACATTCCTATTATTCTGATTGTATTTATTCCATTAGTTTTAGGATGGATTTATCCCAATATTTTTTCACCTGTCCATATTATTTTTCTGGAAATTATTATGGGACCAACCTGCTCCATAATTTATGAAAATGAGCCTATGGAACCTAATTTAATGAAACAAAAGCCACGTCCTTTTACCAATACTTTTTTCAATCTAAAAGAAATTACGATTAGTATTGTACAAGGCCTTATAATTACGCTTGGCCTTTTGTTTATTTACCAATACAGCATAAAGAATGGATTTTCTGAACACCTTACCCGAACTATGATTTTCCTGACATTAATATCGGCCAATATCTTCCTGACGCTTGCCAATCGTTCTTTCTATTATTCGATATTTACCACTTTAAAATACAAAAACAATTTGGTTTCGCTCATTATTGGGTTAACCCTGTTAATAACTGCTTCTTTGTTAATTATTCCTCTCTTTAGAGTTTTTTTCCTATTTGAAACTATTAGTTTTTCACAAATAGGATTTAGCGCTCTAATCGGATTTGTTTCTGTGTTTTGGATTGAAATTTTTAAACTTTTTAGAAGAAGAAATACCGAAAAATAA
- a CDS encoding polysaccharide deacetylase family protein has product MNKNFILKVMSLCALLILFYCEDIPEKIIEEIEPPKAGVILSFDDAYIDEWYDTDQQLKKYNWKGTFFVCKINTLRHSKIKKLQELQKEGHEIAGHGLHHYNAAAFLKDHSIDDYLHQEINPMMNLMNFYGFKITSFAYPYGARTKQLDTFLLKKFKIIRGRAFCEESASQQNSYYDHSKLVYSFSVDDTHEHFNLTHLLNLLKFAKKNDKILILNSHKTVKNVTGDYQTKNATLEFICKYIQSNNMKFYTLSDLDNLN; this is encoded by the coding sequence ATGAATAAGAATTTTATTCTAAAAGTCATGTCCCTTTGTGCTTTACTTATTTTATTTTACTGCGAAGACATCCCTGAAAAAATAATAGAAGAAATTGAACCTCCCAAAGCCGGTGTGATTCTGTCATTTGACGATGCATATATAGACGAATGGTATGACACCGATCAGCAATTAAAAAAATACAACTGGAAAGGCACTTTTTTTGTCTGTAAAATAAACACATTAAGGCATTCAAAAATCAAGAAGCTCCAAGAATTACAAAAGGAAGGACATGAAATCGCAGGTCATGGACTTCACCATTATAACGCAGCTGCGTTTCTAAAAGACCATAGCATTGATGACTATTTGCATCAGGAAATAAACCCCATGATGAATTTAATGAACTTTTATGGCTTTAAAATTACTTCTTTTGCCTACCCTTATGGCGCAAGAACTAAACAGCTGGATACCTTTTTATTAAAAAAATTTAAAATTATAAGAGGCAGGGCATTTTGTGAAGAAAGTGCCTCCCAACAAAACAGCTATTATGATCACTCTAAATTGGTATACAGTTTCAGTGTTGATGATACCCACGAACATTTTAATCTAACTCACCTTTTGAACTTATTGAAATTTGCCAAGAAAAATGATAAAATTTTGATATTAAACAGTCATAAAACAGTAAAAAATGTAACGGGAGATTATCAGACAAAGAATGCAACACTGGAATTTATTTGCAAATACATCCAAAGTAATAATATGAAATTTTACACTTTATCTGATTTGGATAATTTAAATTAA
- a CDS encoding HD family hydrolase, whose protein sequence is MQTDNLLKQVSFIKEIDKLKYVQRKTKLFNSDRHENDAEHSWHLAMMTIALAEHSDKLIDVLKVLKMVLIHDIVEIDAGDIFLYDTSKSHTNTDEELIAAKRIFGLLPTEQAEEFIAIWEEFEDGITDEAKFAKSMDRFEPLLQNTSNNGGTWAEYNVPYQKVYDKKKVIKDGSETIWNYAENLINESVDKGILKK, encoded by the coding sequence ATGCAGACTGACAATTTATTAAAACAAGTAAGTTTCATAAAAGAAATCGATAAGTTAAAATACGTTCAGCGGAAAACTAAATTATTCAACAGTGACAGACACGAAAATGACGCAGAGCATAGTTGGCATTTAGCAATGATGACAATTGCATTAGCAGAACATTCGGACAAACTAATTGACGTTCTTAAAGTTTTGAAAATGGTTTTAATCCATGACATCGTAGAAATTGATGCTGGCGATATTTTTCTTTACGACACTTCAAAAAGCCACACAAATACTGACGAAGAACTTATTGCTGCAAAACGAATTTTTGGACTTCTGCCAACAGAACAAGCGGAAGAATTTATTGCAATTTGGGAAGAATTTGAAGATGGAATCACAGATGAAGCAAAATTCGCAAAATCGATGGACAGGTTTGAACCATTATTACAAAACACATCAAACAATGGCGGAACATGGGCAGAATATAATGTTCCGTATCAAAAAGTTTACGATAAGAAAAAGGTAATTAAAGACGGTTCGGAAACCATTTGGAACTATGCCGAAAATTTGATTAACGAAAGTGTGGACAAAGGAATCCTAAAAAAATAA
- a CDS encoding SRPBCC family protein translates to MKVYKKETVQYINASLDESWEFFSNPRNLQKITPKPMGFQITDFDSQSMYAGQIIQYKVSPLLGLKLSWTSEITQVKDKAYFIDDQRFGPYSFWHHKHFFEATANGVKMTDVIHYALPFGFFGRIINALIVKNKLNEIFDYRFQKVNELFNQEGAKPLRFKQSI, encoded by the coding sequence ATGAAAGTATACAAAAAGGAAACCGTTCAGTACATTAATGCATCACTCGATGAAAGTTGGGAATTTTTTTCCAATCCTAGAAATTTGCAAAAAATAACTCCTAAGCCTATGGGATTTCAGATCACCGATTTTGACAGTCAATCCATGTATGCAGGGCAAATTATTCAGTACAAAGTTTCGCCTCTTCTGGGATTAAAATTAAGTTGGACTTCCGAAATTACACAAGTTAAAGACAAGGCTTATTTTATAGACGATCAGCGTTTTGGTCCCTATAGCTTTTGGCATCACAAACATTTTTTTGAAGCAACTGCAAATGGAGTAAAAATGACCGATGTAATTCATTATGCATTGCCTTTTGGTTTTTTTGGACGAATTATAAATGCTTTAATCGTCAAGAATAAACTGAATGAAATCTTTGATTATCGTTTTCAAAAAGTTAACGAACTTTTTAATCAAGAAGGGGCTAAGCCACTAAGATTTAAGCAGTCAATTTAA
- the purB gene encoding adenylosuccinate lyase, giving the protein MTTLNELNAISPIDGRYRNKTMSLAPFFSEEALIKYRVLIEIEYFIALCEVPLPQLKNVNPNIFESLRNIYKNFSTKDALWIKETEKVTNHDVKAVEYFIKDAFEKLGLSEYKEFIHFGLTSQDINNTAIPLSTKDAFEQVYMPSLITLISKLKDLSQEWATIPMLARTHGQPASPTRLGKEIGVFVERLEEQMRLLFNIPFAAKFGGATGNYNAHHVAYPQIDWKQFGSKFVEENLGLHHSFPTTQIEHYDHFAAFFDALKRINTIIIDLDRDIWTYVSMEYFKQKIKAGEIGSSAMPHKVNPIDFENSEGNLGIANAIFEHLSAKLPISRLQRDLTDSTVLRNIGVPIGHTIISFEATLKGLNKLLLNESKFHEDLEKNWAVVAEAIQTILRREAYPNPYEALKGLTRTNEAIDKNAIHNFIATLDVSDEIKAELLQITPSNFLGI; this is encoded by the coding sequence ATGACTACTCTAAACGAATTGAATGCTATATCACCAATCGACGGCCGTTATAGAAATAAAACAATGTCTCTAGCTCCTTTTTTCTCTGAAGAAGCATTAATCAAATACCGCGTATTGATTGAAATTGAATATTTCATTGCCTTGTGCGAAGTTCCTTTACCACAATTAAAAAACGTAAACCCTAATATTTTTGAAAGTTTACGCAACATTTATAAAAATTTCTCTACCAAAGATGCTCTTTGGATAAAAGAAACCGAAAAAGTTACCAACCACGACGTAAAAGCGGTTGAGTATTTCATAAAAGATGCTTTTGAAAAACTGGGATTATCTGAATATAAAGAGTTTATTCACTTTGGGCTAACTTCTCAGGACATTAATAACACTGCAATTCCGCTTTCGACTAAAGATGCGTTTGAACAGGTTTACATGCCATCATTAATTACCTTGATTTCTAAATTAAAGGATTTAAGCCAAGAATGGGCAACGATTCCTATGCTTGCCCGCACCCACGGACAGCCGGCATCACCAACTCGTTTGGGCAAAGAAATCGGTGTTTTTGTAGAGCGTCTGGAAGAGCAAATGCGCTTATTGTTCAACATTCCGTTTGCCGCTAAATTTGGCGGAGCTACTGGAAATTACAACGCGCATCATGTAGCATATCCGCAAATTGACTGGAAACAGTTTGGAAGCAAATTTGTTGAAGAAAACTTAGGATTACATCATTCATTCCCAACAACACAAATCGAGCATTACGATCATTTTGCTGCCTTTTTTGACGCTTTAAAAAGAATCAACACGATCATTATTGATTTAGACCGCGACATTTGGACGTATGTTTCAATGGAATATTTCAAACAAAAAATCAAAGCAGGAGAAATTGGATCATCGGCAATGCCACACAAAGTAAACCCGATTGATTTTGAAAACTCCGAAGGAAACTTAGGAATTGCAAACGCTATTTTCGAACATTTATCGGCAAAATTACCGATTTCAAGATTACAGCGTGATTTGACTGACAGTACCGTTTTGAGAAACATTGGCGTGCCAATAGGGCATACAATTATTTCTTTTGAAGCTACTTTGAAGGGTTTAAACAAATTATTATTGAACGAATCTAAGTTCCACGAAGATTTAGAGAAAAACTGGGCTGTTGTTGCCGAAGCGATTCAGACAATCTTAAGACGCGAAGCTTACCCGAATCCTTATGAAGCCTTGAAAGGATTAACAAGAACCAACGAAGCGATTGATAAAAATGCGATTCACAATTTTATCGCTACGCTAGATGTTTCTGATGAAATCAAAGCAGAATTACTGCAGATTACTCCTAGTAATTTCTTAGGAATATAA